A single window of Scomber scombrus chromosome 12, fScoSco1.1, whole genome shotgun sequence DNA harbors:
- the peli1b gene encoding E3 ubiquitin-protein ligase pellino homolog 1b, producing MYSPEQENISTTASTKVPVKYGELIVLGYNGSLPNGDRGRRKSRFALCKRPKANGVKPSTVHVACSPQAAKAISNKDQHSISYTLSRAQTVVVEYTHDSNTDMFQIGRSTESPIDFVVTDTVAGSQSNADTQSVQSTISRFACRIMCQRTPPYTARIYAAGFDSSKNIFLGEKAAKWKTSDGQMDGLTTNGVLVMHPRHGFTQDSKPGVWREISVCGNVFTLRETRSAQQRGKMVDTESQELVDGSLIDLCGATLLWRTAEGLSRTPTLKHLEALRQEINAARPQCPVGFNTLAFPSMRRKDTPDEKQPWVYLHCGHVHGYHNWGNHREEREGREGRHRECPMCRAKGPYVPLWLGCEAGFYVDAAPPTHAFSPCGHVCSDKTAAFWSQIPLPHGTHTFHAACPFCAQQLSGEQGFVRLIFQGPLD from the exons GTACAATGGCTCTCTGCCCAATGGGGACCGAGGCAGACGTAAAAGCCGTTTTGCACTTTGTAAGAGACCGAAGGCAAACGGGGTGAAACCCAGCACAGTTCACGTCGCCTGCTCTCCACAGGCAGCCAAG GCCATAAGCAACAAAGACCAGCACAGCATCTCGTACACTTTGTCTCGAGCCCAGACGGTGGTGGTGGAGTACACCCATGACAGCAATACAGACATGTTCCAG ATCGGGCGATCGACGGAGAGCCCCATAGACTTTGTAGTGACGGACACGGTGGCGGGCAGCCAGAGTAACGCAGACACCCAGTCAGTCCAAAGCACTATTTCCCGCTTCGCCTGCCGCATCATGTGCCAGCGCACGCCGCCTTACACCGCACGCATCTACGCCGCAGGCTTTGACTCCTCCAAGAACATCTTCCTCGGG gagaAAGCTGCAAAGTGGAAGACGTCGGACGGACAAATGGACGGGTTGACCACCAACGGCGTGCTGGTGATGCACCCTCGACACGGCTTCACCCAGGACTCCAAGCCGGGAGTCTGGAGGGAGATCTCAGTCTGCGGGAACGTCTTCACCCTGCGTGAGACCCGCTCGGCACAGCAGCGAGGAAAGATG GTGGACACTGAAAGCCAGGAGCTGGTCGACGGCTCTCTCATCGACCTCTGCGGTGCGACCCTGCTGTGGCGCACAGCCGAAGGCCTGTCGCGCACGCCCACCCTCAAGCACCTGGAGGCGCTGCGGCAGGAGATCAACGCGGCCCGGCCTCAGTGCCCCGTGGGTTTCAACACACTGGCCTTTCCCTCCATGCGTCGCAAGGACACGCCGGACGAGAAGCAGCCCTGGGTCTACCTCCATTGTGGCCACGTGCATGGCTACCACAACTGGGGCAACCACCGTGAGGAGAGGGAGGGCCGGGAGGGCCGCCACAGGGAGTGCCCCATGTGCCGAGCTAAAGGGCCCTACGTGCCGCTGTGGCTGGGCTGCGAGGCGGGTTTTTACGTGGACGCCGCCCCACCGACTCACGCCTTCAGCCCCTGCGGCCATGTTTGCTCAGATAAGACGGCGGCCTTCTGGAGTCAGATCCCGCTGCCCCACGGCACACACACCTTCCACGCCGCCTGCCCTTTCTGCGCCCAACAGCTGAGTGGCGAGCAGGGATTCGTCAGACTCATCTTCCAGGGACCCCTCGACTAG